TACAGTATAAAATTTGAAGATATTTGTGGTTATTTATTAGAAGGGATTTTAATAAGATTAACGAATTAAAAGTATATTCAGACATTTTGTTTAGGGGGATAGTTCATGAAGATACCCCATCTGAAATTGGGAACCCAAATTGCTATCCTCTCCTTTATTTTAGTGTTGCTATCTGTTCTTATTGCCGGGGTTGTTATTGTCAATCGTATTTCAGGCAAGATGGAACAAGAAATTGGCTCACGAGCAATGGCGATTGCTCGTACTGTGGCACAGCTGCAAGAGGTTCAAGAAAATTTAAGTAAGGAAGAAGGTTCAAAAAAAATTCAGCCGCTGGCAGAGCGAATTCGTATTGCTACAGGTGTAGAATATATTGTCATCTTTAATATGGAGAGAATTCGTTATTCACACCCCTATCTGGACCGGGTCGGAACAGTTTTTAATGATGGGGATGAGGGACCGGCCCTGCAAAGAAAAGAATATCTTTCCCAAGCGGTAGGAGTCTTAGGGCCGTCTATTCGGGCCTTTGTGCCGGTTCTGACGGATGAAGGCACTCGTCAAGTCGGCGTGGTTGCCGTCGGAATTCTTGTTCCTACCATTCGGGATATTATCAGTACCTTGAGAATACAACTTTATTCTTCTTTATTAGTTGGTTTAGCTCTGGGAGTGGCCGGGTCCTTTTATTTAGCCAGAAATATTAAGAAAAACATGTTTTCCCTGGAACCTGAAGAGATTGCCCGAATGTTAGAAGAACGGGTAGCTATCTTTCAAGCCATGGATGAAGGAGTAGTGGCCCTGGATATTAATCAGCGGATTACCGTCATTAATGAAAAAGCTTGCCGTATCGCTGGAATCACGAAGACTGTTCTGGGTGCTCCTTTATACGATCTTGAAGAATTCAAGGTTTTTGCCGAATTACAAAAGGGGAGAGATCCTGCGGAAACAACGGAACTTCGCTTAGGCCAAACTTGGGTACTTATCAATTTTATGCCTGTTAAGGTAAAGGAACAAGTCGTGGGACAAGTGATAACTATTAAGGATAAGACGGAAGTTCGTAAAATGGCTGAGGAATTAACAGGTGTAAAAACATTTATTGAAGCTTTAAGAGTTCAAAATCATGAGTCATTAAATAAATTGCACACTATCGCCGGGCTGATTCAGTTAAATAAGGTCCAGGATGCCATGGAATATGTCTATAAAGTAACGGAGGAGCAGCAGGAAGTTACTAAGTTTCTCAGTAAAAAGATTAGGCATCCCAGTGTGGCAGGATTGATGTTGGGAAAATATAACCGTGGCAAAGAACTTAAAGTAGAAGTCATTTTTGATGAAGATTCAAGTCTGGGAGATCTTCCGGAGAGCCTGGACAGCAACACTCTTACAATTATCTTGGGAAATTTGCTGGAAAATGCCATGGAAGCGGTTGTGGGCAAAGAGCTATGTGAGGTGCATTGCCGGATCAAACAAGAAGAAACAGAGCTGGTGATCAGTATCGAGGATACTGGGGCAGGAATTGCTCCTGATGACGAAGCTAAAGTATTTCAGTGGGGATTTTCTACAAAAGGGACTGAGAATCGAGGGATTGGTCTGCCTTTAGTTAAACAAACAGTGGAAAGGCTGGGTGGAACGATTGATTTGGAATCCGGAAAGTGGGGGACTCGCTTTGGAGTCAGAATTCCCCTAAGTCAAGTACACAATGTCTGAGAATTTCAGCAAAGCAGCGGAAGGAGAGTGAGATGATGAATCCAATTGACTTAGTCCTGGTGGAGGATGATCCCATGGTAATGGAAGTCAATGCAGGATTTATTAAGAAAATAGGTGGCTTTAAAATTTGTGGCATAGCAAAGACAGGGAAAAAGGCGCTGGAAATTATTCGAGAGCTCAGGCCGCGTTTAGTAATTTTAGATATCTACTTGCCGGATTTAAGCGGCATTCAGATTTTACAAGAAATTCGAAAACTAGGAATACCAACGGATATCATTTTGATCACAGCAGCCCAGGATGTGGAGACCGTTCAAGCGGGCCTGCGTTTTGGCGTGGTGGATTATATTATTAAACCCTTTAAATTTGAACGAATCAGTTCAGCCTTAAATCATTATTTAACCTATGCTGAGCAATTTAAAAATCGCGGGGAATTAAATCAAGAGGATTTAGATCGTTTGGTAAAAATTCTCCCTGTCACTGAAAACCAAAAGAGCAGGGAGCGAGAAGAATTGCCTAAAGGATTGAGAGAAATCACCCTTCAACAGGTCTATAATTTTCTCAAAGCAAGCAAAATTGGGCTTTCTGCAGAAGAAGTAGCGATAGGAGCCGGCTTGGCAAGAGTCACTGCCCGCCGTTATTTAGAATACCTGGAAAAGATAAATAGGGTTACCCTGGAAACTCAATATGGATCCGTGGGCAGACCCATCAATAAATATAAGGCATTGCTGTAAAGAGAGTGGCAATAGTAAGTTTAAAGCTCCTAAAGTGAAAAGGTGCCTGGAAACAGTTTTTAGAAGCTGTTTCCAGGCATCTTTTTATCTGATGGTGCTGCGATAGCTACCCTGAAAAATTTATTCCTTAAAAAATGGATGCCCCTAAAATCATTCTGAAGAATCCATAGACCCGAAAGTCAGGGCAGCTTCGTCCACAGGAGAGAACCCATTGCATGGAGAGGCGGTAAAAGCCCACAAAGCGGCTGCGGGGAATGCGGAGCCTGGTTCACTCCAGGTACTACCCAGAGGTTTGGCGTAGCTCCCGCAGCCGCGAGGGGACGAGCTCGGAATGCTGCGGTGAGCGGATGTGGCGAAGCTGCCCGACCCGGGAGCACTCTGTTTTTCGTCATCTGCTGGTGCTGTGTATGCTATATGAGGCTAGTATCTAGCGGCCGCCTGCGGATTTTCAATTCGACCAATAAGACCAAAAACATCAAAAGGACCAAAATATAGAGAATAATCAGAAAATATATTAAAATTAAAATATTCAAATATAAAATTAAAGGGGTTCACTAAATGGCTTGGAAGCGCTGGAGTTTCATAATCTTATTTCTGTTGCTTGGCTTACCGGGTTGTGAAAGTAGAGTGATTGACGGACAGCAAGTAAATAGGAAGGAAAAAATCATTATCAGGTTCTCCCATGTGGTCGCTGAAAATACACCCAAAGGACTAGCAGCCATACGTTTTGCCCGTCTCATCTCGGAACGGTCCGGCGGTACCATTGAAATCCAGGTTTTTCCTGACTCTCAGCTATTTAAGGATGGTGAAGAATTCGAAGCTTTAAGTCGGGGAGATGTAGAAATGATTGCACCAGCCACATCAAAAATATCCCAATTGTTACCTGAATGGCAAATCTGGGACTTACCCTACCTGTTTAGCAATTTGGAAAGTGTTCATCAAGTCATGGATGGACCGGTGGGACGATCCTTACTGAAACAGTTAGAGGAAAAGAATATGGTGGGGCTGGCCATGTGGGATAACGGTTTTAAAAATTTGACAAACAACATTCATCCAATTCTAAGCCCTGTTGATTTTAACGGATTAAGTTTTCGAGTTATGTCCCCGGGTATATTGGAGGATCAGTTTACCTATTTTGGGGCGGATACGGTACTTCTCCCCTTTAATGATGTCTATAAGGCTTTGCAGGATGGAACAGTCCAAGGACAGGAAAATACAATTTCCAATATTTATACCAAAAGATTTTCTCAAGTACAAAAGTATTTAACCTTAAGCCAGCATGGATTTTTGGGCTATGCAGTGGTTATGAATAAAACTTTTTGGGATCAATTGCCTGGCTCGGCTCGTGAGCTAATCGAAAAAACCATGGCGGAAGTAACACTTTGGGAGAGAGAAACTGCTGAGAGGTTAAACGAAGTGCAATTGGAAGAGATTGAAAAAAACAATCTCGTGACAATACACACATTAACAAATCAGGAAAAGACACAGTGGAAAAAAGACTTCTCTTCGGTTTATGACAAATTTGAAGAGAATAATGATTCTAAGCTTCTAGAGGAAGCGCAGAAATGGAGTGAGCCTAAGGAAAACAATTAAGTTAATTATGATTTGGAGGTGAGGCTAGGTCAATACTTAAGAGAGGTTAGGTCAAGTGAAAAAAATGTGAGGGGGAGAAAAATGTTTAAGAAAAAACCGTTGGCAGTCGCTTTAAGTTCGGTACTTGTTTTAGCATTAGCTTTGGTTGGCTGTGGAACAAAAACTGCTTCAACAAGCGAAGAAAAGGAAGTCAAGCCGATTATTATTAAGTTCTCACATGTTGTAACACCGGATACTCCCAAGGGAAAGGCTGCCCTAAAGTTTAAGGAATTAGCAGAGCAGAAAACGAATGGAAGAGTGAAAGTGGAGGTATATCCTTCGTCACAGCTTTATGGAGATAAAGAAGAGTTAGAGGCTTGTCAATCAGGAAATGTGCAAATTATTGCCCCATCTGTAACAAAGCTAGTTGGCTTAAACCCTAAATTCCAGTACACGGACTTGCCCTTCTTGTTTCCCAATAATGAGGCTGTCTATAAATTCTTCGCTTCAGATGCAATGAAGGGGTTAATGAATTCGTTAGATAAGTATAATCTCCAAGGCTTAGCCGTCTGGCCCAATGGATTTAAGCAGTTTACAAATAATAAGCGGCCGTTAATAACTCCGGACGACTTTAAAGGATTAAAATTCAGAACTCAGGCCGGTAAAGTATTAGAAGCACAGTTCAAGGCTCTGGGGGCAGGCTCCGCAACCATTCCATTTGGCGAGACTTACGCAGCATTACAGCAAGGTACGGTAGACGGGCAAGAGAATACCTTTAATAATATTGATACTCAAAAATATCAAGAGATTCAAAAGTATCTCACAGTCTCCAATCATGGCCGAATTGATTACATGATTATTGTTAATAAGAGCTTTTGGTCAGGTTTAGAACCTGATATTCGCAAAGCATTAGATGAGTCAATGGCTGAAGCAACGAAATTTGCTGTGGAACAGGCTGACATACTTGATCAAAAGAGTAAGGAAAACTTAAAGAATGGCGGGAAATTGCAATTCACTGAACTTACTCCAGACCAGCTTGCAGCCTTCCAAAAAGCTATGCAACCTGTCTATGATGAATTTGAAAGCGTCATTAGTAAAGAGTTAATTGATGCTGCAATTAAAGCTGGACAAAACTAATAAACTCTCCTCTTAGTAAGAGAGAGCAAAAAAGGGTTCTTCTAGTAAGAACCCTTTTTCAACAAAAATATAAACTACCTATTAATTAGAAATGGGGTGAAACAAGATGAAAAAGTTTTGGCAAGCCTTTGAATTCATTGAAGACATCGTTTCGGGGGGACTTCTGTCCTTAGGAGTTGCCATGATCTTTTATGGTGTCATTATGCGCTATGTGTTTAATGATGCACGTTCCTGGGTTGATGAAATATCCCAATATACTATTATCTGGGGTACGTTGATTGGCACCAGTGTTGCTCTGCGTAATGATCATCATATTAAGGTAGATATGCTATTTAATGTCTTGCCGAAAAAATTTCAGCGCTATGTAACATTGTTTGCCCACACCGTTGGGATTGTTTTTAGCTTTTTTTTGGGGTTTTATGGTTTTGAATTGGTTTCTTTTACTCATAATACAGGGCAGGTATCTACAGACGTTGGAGTTCCTCTCTATATAGTGTATAGTATTCTTCCGCTGACTGGGATCCTCTTAACCTTCAGATTTATGATTAAATTCTATGAAGCGGCAAGGAAGGCCGGCAAAGTTGGTAACGTTTCAGAAAGGAGATAATTGAGATGTTAGTAGCATTGTTATTTTTACTTTTCGTTATATTCTTTTTGCTGAACGTTCCTATTGCTATTAGTCTGGCAATGTCTACCATTGCCCTCATTGTAACTACCGAGACTTTCAACTTAATGATGATACCTCAGCGAATGTTTGCAGGACTTAATTCCGCAACGTTAATGGCCATACCGGGTTACGTTTTAGCAGGAGTTCTGATGTCCCGGGGAGGAGTATCAAAATATTTAATTGAGAGCTTAAGGTCTTGGATCGGACATTTACCTGGCGGGCTCTCCGTGGTAACCATTTTAGCCTGCATGATTTTTGCGGCCATATCCGGATCAAGTCCGGCAACCGCAGCAGCCATCGGGGCAATTATGCTTCCGGCAATGGTAGAGGGGGGGTATCCCAAACGCTATGCAATGGGCCTTATAGCCGCAGCCGGTACTCTAGGAATTTTAATACCCCCAAGTATTCCTTTGATTGTATATGGTGTAACAGCCGATGAATCCATCGGTAAGTTATTTATGGCTGGAATGATACCAGGCGTAATTATGGGGAGTATTCTGGTAGCATCGGCAATTCTCTATGCAAAGAAAAATGATTATGGGCATGGCAGGAAGTATTCTTGGTCTGAACGCTGGAAAGTGTCTCTAAAAGCCACACCTGCCGCCTTGTTGCCGGTGGTTATTTTAGGAAGCATCTACTCGGGAGTATGTACACCGACAGAAGCAGCAGTAATTGCCGTGTTTTACACCTTAATTGTTTCCATCTTTATCTACCGGGAGCTGCACTTAAGAGACATTCGAGGTATTCTGCGAGAAACAATTAATACTTCTTCCATGATCTTCTTGATCATTGCCGCCGCCATGGTTTTTGCACTCTATCTAACTAATAATCAAATACCCAATAAAGTTGCTGATTGGATTAGCAATGCAAATCTAAATATATTCTTATTTTTTATGGTTACCCAATTATTATTCTTCGTCATGGGTACATTTTTAGAAGCTGTTTCGGTTATCTTAATCACGTTGCCTATCCTGTTGCCAATCATCAAGCAGCTTGGCATAGATCCCATTCATTTTGCCATCGTTATGACGGTGAATATGGAATTAGCGATGATTACTCCGCCTGTTGGCTTAAATTTATTTGTCGTCAGTTCAATGTCGAAAGAACCTCTGGGAGAAGTCGTGAAAGGTGTACTTCCTTTTATTGTGCTGATGCTGGCGGCCATGGTTTCTTTTGTTATCTTTCCGGAAATCTCCACGTATATCCCGCGTGTGTTAATGGATTAACAATCGGGTGGAAAGCCTTTTTCCGAATAGGTCCGTGGCCTATTAAGAAAAAGGCTTTTTGTTTCTATTACATAGAGTTACATAATTTTGGACATTCTTTTTGTAATCATATTGTATTATTGCAAAACAAATGAATATTGCCGATATTTACAAAAATTATATCCCTAATAACTAATTGAATAACAAAACTAATTGAATTGTGTTAAAATACGTTAATAGAATATCACTGTACAAGCAGTGTTATCTTTATCTTTATATTTGAGAGAAAGAAGATAGAAAGGAAGTATTAAATCACAATGTATGCTACTCTCGCATTAATTATTTTTTGTTTGAC
This Desulfosporosinus orientis DSM 765 DNA region includes the following protein-coding sequences:
- a CDS encoding ATP-binding protein; amino-acid sequence: MKIPHLKLGTQIAILSFILVLLSVLIAGVVIVNRISGKMEQEIGSRAMAIARTVAQLQEVQENLSKEEGSKKIQPLAERIRIATGVEYIVIFNMERIRYSHPYLDRVGTVFNDGDEGPALQRKEYLSQAVGVLGPSIRAFVPVLTDEGTRQVGVVAVGILVPTIRDIISTLRIQLYSSLLVGLALGVAGSFYLARNIKKNMFSLEPEEIARMLEERVAIFQAMDEGVVALDINQRITVINEKACRIAGITKTVLGAPLYDLEEFKVFAELQKGRDPAETTELRLGQTWVLINFMPVKVKEQVVGQVITIKDKTEVRKMAEELTGVKTFIEALRVQNHESLNKLHTIAGLIQLNKVQDAMEYVYKVTEEQQEVTKFLSKKIRHPSVAGLMLGKYNRGKELKVEVIFDEDSSLGDLPESLDSNTLTIILGNLLENAMEAVVGKELCEVHCRIKQEETELVISIEDTGAGIAPDDEAKVFQWGFSTKGTENRGIGLPLVKQTVERLGGTIDLESGKWGTRFGVRIPLSQVHNV
- a CDS encoding response regulator yields the protein MNPIDLVLVEDDPMVMEVNAGFIKKIGGFKICGIAKTGKKALEIIRELRPRLVILDIYLPDLSGIQILQEIRKLGIPTDIILITAAQDVETVQAGLRFGVVDYIIKPFKFERISSALNHYLTYAEQFKNRGELNQEDLDRLVKILPVTENQKSREREELPKGLREITLQQVYNFLKASKIGLSAEEVAIGAGLARVTARRYLEYLEKINRVTLETQYGSVGRPINKYKALL
- a CDS encoding DctP family TRAP transporter solute-binding subunit encodes the protein MAWKRWSFIILFLLLGLPGCESRVIDGQQVNRKEKIIIRFSHVVAENTPKGLAAIRFARLISERSGGTIEIQVFPDSQLFKDGEEFEALSRGDVEMIAPATSKISQLLPEWQIWDLPYLFSNLESVHQVMDGPVGRSLLKQLEEKNMVGLAMWDNGFKNLTNNIHPILSPVDFNGLSFRVMSPGILEDQFTYFGADTVLLPFNDVYKALQDGTVQGQENTISNIYTKRFSQVQKYLTLSQHGFLGYAVVMNKTFWDQLPGSARELIEKTMAEVTLWERETAERLNEVQLEEIEKNNLVTIHTLTNQEKTQWKKDFSSVYDKFEENNDSKLLEEAQKWSEPKENN
- a CDS encoding TRAP transporter substrate-binding protein, coding for MFKKKPLAVALSSVLVLALALVGCGTKTASTSEEKEVKPIIIKFSHVVTPDTPKGKAALKFKELAEQKTNGRVKVEVYPSSQLYGDKEELEACQSGNVQIIAPSVTKLVGLNPKFQYTDLPFLFPNNEAVYKFFASDAMKGLMNSLDKYNLQGLAVWPNGFKQFTNNKRPLITPDDFKGLKFRTQAGKVLEAQFKALGAGSATIPFGETYAALQQGTVDGQENTFNNIDTQKYQEIQKYLTVSNHGRIDYMIIVNKSFWSGLEPDIRKALDESMAEATKFAVEQADILDQKSKENLKNGGKLQFTELTPDQLAAFQKAMQPVYDEFESVISKELIDAAIKAGQN
- a CDS encoding TRAP transporter small permease, with the translated sequence MKKFWQAFEFIEDIVSGGLLSLGVAMIFYGVIMRYVFNDARSWVDEISQYTIIWGTLIGTSVALRNDHHIKVDMLFNVLPKKFQRYVTLFAHTVGIVFSFFLGFYGFELVSFTHNTGQVSTDVGVPLYIVYSILPLTGILLTFRFMIKFYEAARKAGKVGNVSERR
- a CDS encoding TRAP transporter large permease, whose amino-acid sequence is MLVALLFLLFVIFFLLNVPIAISLAMSTIALIVTTETFNLMMIPQRMFAGLNSATLMAIPGYVLAGVLMSRGGVSKYLIESLRSWIGHLPGGLSVVTILACMIFAAISGSSPATAAAIGAIMLPAMVEGGYPKRYAMGLIAAAGTLGILIPPSIPLIVYGVTADESIGKLFMAGMIPGVIMGSILVASAILYAKKNDYGHGRKYSWSERWKVSLKATPAALLPVVILGSIYSGVCTPTEAAVIAVFYTLIVSIFIYRELHLRDIRGILRETINTSSMIFLIIAAAMVFALYLTNNQIPNKVADWISNANLNIFLFFMVTQLLFFVMGTFLEAVSVILITLPILLPIIKQLGIDPIHFAIVMTVNMELAMITPPVGLNLFVVSSMSKEPLGEVVKGVLPFIVLMLAAMVSFVIFPEISTYIPRVLMD